A single window of Nasonia vitripennis strain AsymCx chromosome 4, Nvit_psr_1.1, whole genome shotgun sequence DNA harbors:
- the LOC100680389 gene encoding DNA-directed RNA polymerases I and III subunit RPAC1 has product MEKTNKKKSRVIMEEYGIPNAFEFANLLHLQEDWTIDKFKKAFQIKIVSESENKCELEFDIIGCSAALANAYRRIMLSEVPSMAIEKVYMINNTSLIQDEVLAHRLGLLPLKADPRLFEYPSKTTADEEEVSDQDTLRYEIKAICKWNPHAPKDSRRPDDIYCGNNVYSKDIKWNPIGRQNELYPDGEKQFGMIADDILICKMRPNQEIHAYMHAVKGIGKDHAKFSPVATATYRLLPEIQIIKPVRGEAAERFKSCFSPGVIEIVETTKGKEARVKNARYDSCSRNVFRHDDLKDCVQLGRVPDHFIFTVESVGALPSSVLFIEAVKVLKKKCKIFMEELKTID; this is encoded by the exons atggaaaaaacaaataaaaagaaatctcGTGTTATTATGGAAGAATACGGGATACCTAAC GCCTTTGAATTTGCTAACCTATTACATTTACAAGAAGATTGGACTATTGACAAATTTAAAAAG gcattccaaataaaaattgttagtGAAAGTGAAAACAAATGTGAGCTAGAATTTGACATAATAGGATGCTCTGCTGCATTAGCTAACGCATATCGTAGAATTATGTTAAGTGAAGTACCATCAATGGCAATAGAAAAAGTATATATGATTAATAACACTAGTTTGATACAGGATGAAGTGCTTGCACATAG ATTAGGGCTATTACCATTAAAAGCAGATCCAAGATTATTTGAGTATCCATCAAAAACAACTGCAGACGAAGAAGAAGTCAGTGATCAAGATACGTTACGATACGAAATCAAAGCAATATGTAAATGGAATCCACATGCACCCAAAGATTCAAGGAGACCAGATGACATTTATTGTGGTAACAATG TTTATAGTAAAGATATTAAGTGGAATCCTATTGGGAGGCAAAATGAATTATATCCTGATGGAGAAAAACAGTTTGGTATGATAGCAGATGATATTTTGATCTGCAAAATGAGGCCAAACCAAGAGATTCATGCATATATGCATGCTGTAAAAGGAATTGGCAAGGACCATGCCAAATTTTCTCCAGTCG CCACAGCGACATACAGGCTTTTACCAGAAATTCAAATCATAAAGCCTGTAAGAGGAGAAGCCGCTGAAAGGTTTAAAAGCTGCTTTAGTCCTGGAGTAATAGAAATTGTGGAGACAACAAAAGGTAAAGAAGCAAGAGTAAAGAATGCACGGTATGATAGCTGCTCAAGAAATGTATTTCGTCATGATGATTTGAAGGATTGTGTACAATTAGGAAGAGTACCTGATCATTTTATTT ttacTGTTGAATCGGTTGGTGCTTTGCCATCTTCAGTTTTGTTTATAGAGGCTgttaaagtattaaaaaaaaagtgtaaaatattcatggaaGAATTAAAGACAATTGATTAA